The genomic stretch ATTCCAACTGTGCTTTTGGGTAAGCGAAACTAAGTTGATACTGAAAACCCACATTATGGGCAATACGCCATTGATGCTGCTTTTCTGATTTCCCAATAAAAATCACACTTGCAATATCAGCCACTACGGCAGCTACTTTTCCTTGCTGCAATAAGATGAGCGCTTGTCGGTCATCACTCACAGCAACCCAATCGACTGCTGGATATTTAGCACGGACAAATGATTCGACGGCAAAACCTTTCCCAACCGCCACTTTATGAGCCGCCAAATCTTTCAAGGAAAGAGCAGCGGCATCATCTCGTACTACCAGCACGGCAGGAACCGCCACATAGGGCTGGGTAAAATTTAGAAATTGGGCTCGCTCGGGCGTGGGTCGGAGCGAAGAGATTAGGTCAACCTGACCTGATTGAGCTTGCGCTAGAATGGTCGCGAGCGGAGCTGGAGTTAGAGTGGTAATAGTTAGATTACTGCTCTGCGCTACGGCTTGCAGAATATCCCAAGACAAGCCCCGGATTTGCCCGTGTTCATCTTGATAAATAAAAGGGCCATAGTCTTTTTCCGGGGCAAAGCGCACAGACAAAGGCGCTTGGGCCGCTGCGAACTGCCAGCACAGCACAAGAACTAAGGGGACAAGAAGGCGTTGGAAAATGAACTTAGTCATTTTCCAACTATAGGAATTGACGCTAACTTTGCAATTTCGTCGTTTTATTTCCGACAAACGCCAGCGTTACAGCATGAGGATTGCGCTTTAAGCCAGTTTTTCTTCGGCAACAATCATTTTTGCCGCCGCTTTTGCCTTAGCTTCCGCACGGCGATCCAGCGCCATCTTGCCAGCAATCAAAAAGCCCAAGCCAATAAATGCACCCGGCGGCAAGATCGCGATCAGGAACTGGTAATTGTATTCGGCTGGAATCACATGAATGACCCAAGATTTCGCTGCAGGGCCAAACACTAGATCAATGCCAGACAGTAGCGTGCCTTTGCCGATCAACTCGCGTCCAGCGCCGAGAATCCCCAGCACAATGGTCAAACCCAAGCCCATAAAAAAGCCATCGAGCGCAGAATGCGCCACGCCATTTTTGGAGGCAAACGCTTCAGCGCGCGCCAACACGATGCAATTGGTGGTAATGAGCGGAATAAAAATCCCCAATACCAAATACAAATCGTGAATGTAGGAATTAAACAGCAAGTCGACCATCGTTACCAAAGCGGCAATGATCAAGATAAAGATCGGTGCGCGCAGCTCATTCGGAACAAACTCACGAATCGCCGCAATCGCCGCGCCTGAAATCAGCATCACGATACTGGTCGCCAAACCCAGCGATACGCCGTTGACGATATTGCTCGACATCACCAAGACCGGGCACAAACCCAAGATCTGCACTAAACCCGCATTCTGTTTCCAGATGCTGTTTTTAATAATGTCTTTTGCTTCTAACCAAGTCATCATTGGGCTCCAAACAGCGCAGTTTGCTGCGCACTCACATAATCCAGCGTGTTTTTCACCGCCTTGACCACGGCCCGCGGGCTAATTGTTGCACCTGCGGTATAGTCAAAATCACCGCCGTCTTTTTTTACTTTCCAGCGGCTGGCATCGGGCGCCTGCAGCGATTTACCGTCAAAACCCAAAATCCAGTTGGATTTCACCACTTCGATATAGTCACCCAAGCCCGGCGTTTCTTTATGCGCCACCACGCGCACACCCAAAACTTGGCCGTCTTTACCCACACCAACCAGTAATTTGATTTTGCCCGAGTAACCATCAGGCGCTACGGTTTCAACCACTACCGCCACCGTATCGCTGCCTTTTTTGGCACGATAAATCTGCGCGCCAACTTCGGCATTGAGCTGCTTGAGCGTAGCGGCATCTTGCGCCATCGCATCACTCAAAATGTCGTTATCAAAGCTGCCTTTAGGCAAAACTTGCGCGATCAACGCCACCTTGGCGGCTTTTTCATTGCCCAGCACGATATCCTTGGTCAGCGCATACGTTCCTGCCATCAACGCTGTAAACACCAGCGCAAAAATAAACAAGGTAATCGCACCACGAACCCCATTTTGCACCATGGTTTTCATGCTTTGCCCCCCTTGCCTGCCACCCCTTTCCTTCCAAAAACGGCCGGCTGAGTGTACTGGTCAATAAAAGGCGCTGCGATATTCATAATAATCACGGCAAATGCCACGCCATCGGGGTAGCCGCCGTAAGTGCGAATCAACCACGTCAGCAAACCAATCAAAGCGGCATAAATCAAGCGGCCGCGCGGTGTCGTAGGCGCGGTCACCGGGTCGGTGACGATAAAGAAAGCGCCCAACATCGCCGCACCACTAAACAAGTGGAAGAACGGGCTGCTGTAATGCGCCGGATTGAGTAAATGGAACACACCAGAAAACAGCGCCAACGTCGCCAAAAACGCCACTGGCAATTGCCACTGAATCACACGTTGTTGCAATAAAAACAGGCCGCCAAGCAAAAACGCCGCGGCAATCCAACCCATTTCGCTCGGGAAATAGCCGGCTTGGAAAATGGCGCCGCTTAAAATATCGCTCATACTGTGTGACTGCATCAGCGCCGTTTTCATTGCGTCGAGCGGCGTCGCGGAAGCTAGGGTATCGAACGATAGACCTTCCGGTAATTGACCTGTGAAGATATACCCAAACTGCTGCAGCGGTGTCAGATCAGCATTCGGCAACGATAACGGCGCGTTCCAGCGACTCATTTGCGCGGGGAACGACACAATCATAACAGCAAAGCCAATCATCGCCGGATTAAATGGGTTTTGCCCCAACCCACCGTATAAATGTTTCGCTAAACCGATCGCAATCACCGTCGCCAACACAATCATCCACCAGCTCGACAGCGGCGGCAGCGACAAAGCGAGCAACCACGCGGTCACAATCGCCGAGCCATCGGTGATAAACGGTTTAATCGGATAATTGCGCAATTTCAGACACGCGGCTTCAGTAGCGAGGGCGGTAATCGTCGCTAACAGCAATTGCAGCAAAATGCCCGCGCCAAACACGTAAGCGTAGACCGCGATGCCGGGCAATAAAGCACCGGCGACTTTCAACATCACCACTTGCAGTGGCGTTGGTTTTACAAAATGGGGCGATGTACGAATCATGCCTTACCCTCGTCTTCGGCAGCTTTCTTAGCCGCCTTTTTTGCTGCCGCGGCAGCCATCGCTTCGCGAATTTTGGCGGCTTTTTCTGGATCAATGGCGGGTTTTGCCGCCTCAGCAGCGGACTCAGCAACGGCAGGCGCGACTGGGGCCTCGGCGCTCGCCACGGGCGCGCCACCTTCCTTGGCGGACTTTTTAGCTGCCGCCGCTGCCATTGCCGCGCGAATCTTCGCGGCTTTTTCTGGATCAATTGCGGGTTTTTCGGCCTCGGCAGTGGCTTCTACAACCGCAGCCTCTGCGGGCTCTTGTGCGCTCGCAACTGGCGAGCCACCTTCTTTGGCTGCCTTTTTAGCTGCCGCCGCTGCCATCGCAGCACGAATTTTCGCTGCTTTTTCTGGATCAATCGCAGGCTTTTCAGCTTCGACAGCAGGCTCAGTCACCGCTGGTTCGGCTGGCGCAGCGCTTGTTTCAACTGCTGCGCCACCTTCCTTCACAGCAGTCCCGGCTTTTTTCGCCGCCGCAGCCGCCATCGCAGCGCGGATCTTCGCCGCTTTGTCTGGATCAATTGCAGGCTTCTCCACCGCAGGGGTATCAGCAGCTACATCAGACGCAGCATTGCCTGCAGACGCACGCTCCCCCTCAGTATCTGCTGCCGCCGCTTTTTTCGCCGCCGCAGCCGCTTTTGCTGCCTCGATTTTGGCGGCGCGTTCGGCTTCGCGCGCAGCGCGCTCTTCCGGTGTTAAGGCGTCCAGCGCAGCTTTTTCGGCTGCGCGTTTTTCCATGCTTTCTTTAATCTTGGCTGCCTTTTCTGGGCTAACAAAATTCGGAATTTTCGCTTCGGCGTTCGGCGATGCAGGAGGCGCAGCACCGCCCTCTTCGGCTTTTTTCGCCGCAGCGCGCGCCATCGCGGCTTTGATTTTCGCCGCTTTGTCGTCCGCTGCCGCTTGTTCTTCTGCGCTGGCTGCCGTGGCTGTAGCTGCAGGTTTTGGCGCAGCTTTTGCCGCCAAACGCGCGGCTTTTTCTTCTTTTTCGCGCTCTTCGCGGAATTGTTTAAATTCATGCCGCTCGCGCGCTAAATCGGCCGATTTTTTCGCGCGCTCCGCTTCCCAAATCTCGGATTTGGCAAAGCGGTAGTAATCAACGAGTTGAATGCTTGACGGGCAAACGTAGGCACACGCGCCGCACTCGATGCAATCGAATAGGTTCCACTCTTGCGCCTTGCCAAAGTTTTTGGCGCGCGAAAACCAATACAAATCCATCGGCTGCAATTCTTGCGGGCAAGCCACGGCGCATTCGCCACAGCGAATACACGGCATTTCGCGCGGTTTTTCTGGGAATTGCTCGGCGTCCATCGCAATGATGCAATTACCGGCCTTGGTCAGACCCACCTTGGTCGATGGCAAGGTAAAGCCCATCATCGGCCCGCCGTAAATGCAGTTTGGCTTGGTATCCAAACCGGCAAATTCCAGCAAATCGTCGATTGGCGTACCGATCAGCGCTTCGACATTGCCGGGCTTGCGCACGCCACCGGTCAATGTCACCACGCGCGAAATTACCGGTTCGGCCAATTCAAGCGCGGCGTAAATCGTGTACACAGTGGCGATGTTGAAGCATTGCACGCCCATATCGGTCGAACGCACACCGCTGGGCACTTCTTTATTGGTCAGCAGTTTAATCAGCTGCTTGGCGCCGCCCGACGGGTACAGCGTGGGCACGACGACGACTTCAGCCGCAAAACCGCAGTTGCTGAGCGCTTCACGCAGCGCGGCGACGGCCTCGGGCTTATTGTCTTCAACGCCGATCAGCACTTCTTTGGCGTTCAGTAATTTGCGGACAATCGAAATACCTGCGACGATTTCGATCGCGCGTTCGCGCATCAATCGGTCGTCACAGGTAATGTAGGGCTCGCACTCTGCGCCGTTAATAATCAGCGTTTCAAGCGCTTCGCGGCCAGCTAGTTTTAAATGCGACGGGAACACCGCGCCGCCCAAACCGACAACGCCCATGTCTTGCAGATAATCACGGATCGATTTGGCATCACCACGCTCGAGCGCGGCTTTCCAATCAAACCGCTCGCGCGCAATCCATTCATCGCGACCATCGCTTTCGATCGTGATACACCATTCGGCCAAGCCTGAAGGGTGCGCCACTTGCTGCGCGTCAATCGCAACAATCTTGCCCGACGTTGGCGCATGCACCGCGACCGAGACATTACCGTCGTCCACCGCAATCGCTTGGCCTTTCAGTACCAAATCACCGACGCTCACCACTGCTTTGGCAGGGTTACCGATGCTTTGCTGCAGCGGGATCACTAAACGTTTGGGCAGAGGGCCATTCACAATCGGCGTGCGATTAGATAGCTCTTTCATTTCGGGCGGATGCACACCGCCGTGGAACGGGAAAATTTCGCGGATCGATTCCATTACGCCCCCGCCTTCACTTGTTTCAGTTGAATCACAGGGTAACGCCATTTCCACGTATTCACGTTTTCGCCGACTGTGACCATGTCGATACAGTCAACTGGGCATGGCGCAAGGCAAAGCTCGCAGCCCGTGCATTCCGATTCAATCACCGTGTGCAGATGTTTAGCCGCGCCGACAATCGCGTCGACCGGGCAGGCCTGAATACACAAGGTACAGCCAATACAGGTATCCTCGCGAATCACCGCCACCGCGCGCGCTTTAACCGCCGATTCGCCGCCATCGTCAAACGGCACGAAATCTTTGCCTAATAAATCAGCCAACTTGCGAATACCATCTTCGCCGCCGGGCGGGCATTTATTGATTTCAACTTCTTCGTTGGCAATCGCCGTGGCGTAGGGTTTGCACCCTGGAAAGCCACATTGGCCGCACTGAGTTTGCGGCAAAATCGCGTCGATCTTATCCACCAAGGGGTCTTCATCGACCTTGTATTTAATCGCGGCAAAGCCCAGTACCGCGCCCAGCACCAATGCCAGCGCGGCCATGACCGCCAGAGCTAACAGAAAACTCATTTCACCAACCCTGCAAAACCCATAAATGCCAAGCTCATCAAGCCCGCAGTAATAAATGCCGCTGGCGTGCCTTTAAACGCTTGCGGAATATCCGCGCCTTCCATGCGTTCGCGCATGGCGGCAAACAAAATCAAAATCAGCGAGAAACCGACTGCCGAACCAAAACCAAACATTAGTGATTCGAGCAGATTATGACGCGCACTCGAGTTAATCAGCGGCACACCGAGTACCGCGCAGTTGGTGGTAATCAGCGGCAAGTAGATACCGAGTGATTGATACAGCACCGGGCTCGATTTATGAATGAACATCTCGGTAAATTGCACGATGGCGGCGATCACGACGATAAAGGCCAGCGTGCGCAGGTATTCCAGATGCCAAGCGACCAAAAGCTGGTCGATCATCCACGACGTACCCGAGGCCAGCGTCAAAACAAAGGCCGTTGCCAAACCCATACCGATCGAGGCTTCGAGCTTTTTCGATACGCCCATAAAGGGGCATAGACCCAGAATCCGCACCAGTACTACGTTATTGACCAATACCGCCCCAACTAGTAGCAGTAGGTAATGACTAAATTCCATACATCTGACTCACTCAGCAGAGGATTGATTGCAAGGGGCGGCCGTTTTTTGCAGAGACGACACGCACGAATGCACCGATATTGTAGCAAGAGCGCAAGCTGACACGCTAAGCTTAATCAAAAAAACTTGATTAAAACCTTTTAACCATTCACAAAACCAATAACGCTTATTGAAAAAGGCGCAAATCGTCGCAGATTTGTCGCCTTTTATTTGCGGCAATGTCTAAGGTTTAGCGTTTCGCTTGCAAGGCTGCAATTGCATCAGCGCAATCGCTAACCAGATGCGGGCCTTCATAAATCAAACCGCTGTAGACTTGCACCAGCGCAGCGCCTGCGCGGATCTTTTCCACCGCATCATCGCCGCACATAATGCCGCCCACGCCAATAATTGGCAGCGCGCCATCAAGTACTTGCGCCAATTCGCGTATCACCGACGTTGATTTTGCGCGTACTGGTTCGCCCGATAAGCCACCGGTTTCTTGACCGTGGCGCAGGTTTTCAACACCGGTGCGTGACAATGTCGTGTTAGTCGCGATAACGCCGTCGATGCGATTTTCGATCAACAAGCGTGCAATTTCTTGAATTTGGTTATTGTCCAAATCCGGTGCAATTTTGACCGCCACCGGCACATAGCGGCCATGCTGATCGGCGAGTTTTTCTTGCTCGGCTTTTAATTGCTTGAGCAAATCACCCAATTCATCGCCCTGCTGCAATTGGCGCAGATTTTTAGTGTTTGGGCTGGAGATATTCACCGTTACATAGCTGGCCGCCGCATACACTTTGCGTAAGCCGATTAGGTAATCTTCCGCCGCTTTTTCAATAGGGGTATCGGCGTTCTTGCCAATATTGATGCCGAGTACACCGCGATACTGTGCATTAGCTACATTTCCCAGTAAGTTATCAACGCCACCATTATTAAAGCCCATGCGGTTAATAATGCCGCGCGCTTCTGGCAAACGGAACAAACGTGGTTTTGGATTGCCCGGCTGTGGGCGTGGCGTGACGGTGCCGATTTCCAAAAAGCCAAAGCCCAACTCGGCCAGCACATCAATGTAATCGCCGTTTTTATCCAGCCCCGCCGCCAAACCGACCGGATTGGCAAATTCGATGCCCATCACCGTGACTGGGTTATTGGGCACCGTTGGCGTCAGTGAGCGCAAAAAGCCCATGCTATTGAGTAAGCCCAAACCTTTAAACGCGGCATGATGCGCGCGCTCGGCTTCCATCATGAATAACAGGGGTTTTGCGAGTTGATATGCCATTTGTATGCCTTCAGTATTGCGATTGAGCCTAGCTCAAAGATCGAATTTTTGGGCATGCCGACTTGAGCATGCCCGCGGTAAATTAGCCTTTGCGATTCACACAAGCGTCGTAGGTGTTCTGCATCAGCGTCGCCACCGTCATCAAACCCACGCCGCCAGGCACTGGTGTGATCCAGCTTGCACGCTCTTTGGCGGTGTCGAACTCAACGTCACCGCACAATTTGCCGCTTTCCAGACGGTTAATACCCACGTCGATCACCACCGCGCCTGGCTTAATCCATTCGCCTTTTACAAAATTAGGGATACCCACGCCCGCCACCACAACGTCAGCACCCGCCACTTTGGCCGCTAAATCTTTGGTTTTGCTGTGGCAAACAGTCACCGTCGCACGCGCAAGCAACAACTCCAGCGCCTGTGGGCGACCGACGATATTGGATGCACCGATCACCACCGCATCTTTACCGACCAAATCAATGCCAGTTTTTTCCAGCAAAGTCATTACACCGCGTGGCGTGCATGGGCGGAGCAAAGGCATTTTTAACGTCAGACGGCCAATGTTGTACGGATGGAAGCCATCAACGTCTTTAATTGGGTCGATCAGCTCGATCACTTTGTCGGCGTCGATATGCTTAGGCAGCGGCAATTGCACCAAGATGCCATCCACGTCGTCATTTTGGTTTAACTCTGCAACCAACTTGAGTACTTCTGCTTCGCTGGTTTCCGCCGGTAAGTCATACGCTAATGACGTAATGCCTGCATTTTCACACTGGCGTTTTTTATTGCCTACATACACTTGTGAAGCCGGATCAGAACCAACCAAAATCACCGCCAAAGCTGGCGCACGTTTACCGGAAGCCACTCGCGCATCCACTTTAGCGCGCACTTCACGAACAATCTCTTGAGAAATAGCTTTACCATCAAGGATCTGGGCTGACATTGGCAATACTCCGGCAAATTGGGCAAAAACGTGATTTTCGCATTGATCGGCACTTTTTTGGACGTTTTTTCGTTTTTTTAGATTTTTTTTCAAAAAGGGGTTGACGGCTTTTAGGATGATCCGTATAGTTCGGCCTCTCTAGTCGTCGGGGCGTAGCGCAGTCTGGTAGCGCACCTGGTTTGGGACCAGGTGGTCGTGAGTTCGAATCCCACCGCCCCGACCATTAGAAACCATTTTTTAGCAGTGTTTAGAGCTCCCGTAGCTCAACCGGATAGAGCAACGGCCTTCTAAGCCGTAGGTTACAGGTTCGATTCCTGTCGGGTGCGCCAAGCAACTCGTAAAAATCAAAGAATACAAAGTTTTGTGGTGGCTGTAGCTCAGTTGGTAGAGTCCAGGATTGTGATTCCTGTTGTCGTGGGTTCGAGCCCCATCAGCCACCCCACAAAAAAGCATAAAACCCAGTCCTAGGACTGGGTTTTATGCTTTCTGGCCTCTAAATCTGAACGTCAATCACAAATCCAATTTCGCAGCAAATGAGGCAGAGATAAACCCTGCCCCATTCTTAGATCAAGAATTGCGAATCTTTTTAGCGATAACCGCCTGCTACTCGAGGTTTGCCAACCCCCAAAGAAACCCGGTTGCTTTGCACCACTTCAACGGGGGGCGCAGTCCATTGCCCCTTCATTCCTTGGGCGAGTTGATCCAACTGCGCAGAAATTGCCTCGCCTTGCGCTGACCCCTCCACAACTGCGTAACCATACCAAACTTGCACACTATCGCTTGCTTGCCCAAATGCCTGTACTGCTGGCAACTCTACCGCTGCGTTTTGCTGCTTAGCGGCAACCAACACTCTAGTTGGGCGTTTTGAAAGCCTATTAATTTGGGCGTCACTCAATGGTTCACTAGTAATCAGTAATCGACCCGACTCCTTAAGCAATTCTGTCGGATCACCATCGTACTGCTGCAGCTGTACACCATTGCTTTCAGAGGTAAAATCAACTGGAACTAGGACTGGCGAAGCGATTGAATTACCAAGCAAGAAAAGTGAGAAAATGGCAAGTAACCTCATTTAACACCCCCTTGAGCCATGCTAATACGATCTTCAGTTTGGTAGATGTGCCATGCACTTTGCGGATGACTCGCTTCCGCGTGGCGCACCAAAATTAAAGTCCGGCGTTCGCGGCTTTTTAAATGGGGACGGACAAGGCTATCGGTCGAAACCCACTGACCGATTCTGCCGGCTTCGACCCCACCCGCAATAAGTAGCTCAAACAACGCATCGGCTCGACGCTTGGCCAAATCGCGGTTGTATTGGTCGCTCCCCTCAGGGCTTGTATCCCCAACAACTAACACTTCAGCCCTTGCATCGGCTTTAGCGTCGGCGATCGCTGCGGCTATACTCTTTTTCTGATCGTCCCGGACGATGGCTTGATCCAAATCGAACTCAACCGCAAACAGTCGCTGCGGTGCAGATGTGACACTTCTAGTACAACCCTGCTCATCAAGCACCATCCCGGCAGGGCTGCTCGCACAAAGATCACGCTGATTAATTACGCCATCTTGGTCTTGATCCGCTAAATTGTCTGTTTGAATCCGATCCAAACGAGTCAACTCTGGCACACCTGTCGCACAAGCTGATAACAATAACGACATTAAAATAGCAATCCCAGCCTTCATTGTTATTTCTCCCTTGGCGCAAACTGTGTTGGCATATTGACTCGCAATGCATAGGCTAGCTGGCCTGTCGCGTTAAATAAGCGATACCCTGCCTGTATCCGATCATATTTGCTCGTTACATAGTTTCTTCTCGCCATAAACACCTCAACTTTTGCGTTCAAGACGTCCAATAAAGTTCGACGACCTAAGTCAAACTGAGTAATGTAGCCCGCTTCTGCGGCGGTTGCGGCATCAACACTTTGCTGCAAGTATGTCAGCTGCTCATTAAGCGCGTGCCATGCATTCCATGCTAGCTCCGTGCCTTCATCAACTTCACGGGTAGCTTTTTGTCTGATATTGAGCGCCTCATTGCGGCGCCATGCTGAGCTTTGTTCTCGAGCACGATCACGCCCTCCATTG from Chitinibacter sp. SCUT-21 encodes the following:
- a CDS encoding transporter substrate-binding domain-containing protein, yielding MTKFIFQRLLVPLVLVLCWQFAAAQAPLSVRFAPEKDYGPFIYQDEHGQIRGLSWDILQAVAQSSNLTITTLTPAPLATILAQAQSGQVDLISSLRPTPERAQFLNFTQPYVAVPAVLVVRDDAAALSLKDLAAHKVAVGKGFAVESFVRAKYPAVDWVAVSDDRQALILLQQGKVAAVVADIASVIFIGKSEKQHQWRIAHNVGFQYQLSFAYPKAQLELGRRLDEALFRLPVEQREQLLARWLDAAQITEEQPFQHLVSWVGGVLIGLAVLYLAWLLYRRKGRGD
- a CDS encoding electron transport complex subunit E, giving the protein MMTWLEAKDIIKNSIWKQNAGLVQILGLCPVLVMSSNIVNGVSLGLATSIVMLISGAAIAAIREFVPNELRAPIFILIIAALVTMVDLLFNSYIHDLYLVLGIFIPLITTNCIVLARAEAFASKNGVAHSALDGFFMGLGLTIVLGILGAGRELIGKGTLLSGIDLVFGPAAKSWVIHVIPAEYNYQFLIAILPPGAFIGLGFLIAGKMALDRRAEAKAKAAAKMIVAEEKLA
- the rsxG gene encoding electron transport complex subunit RsxG, whose product is MKTMVQNGVRGAITLFIFALVFTALMAGTYALTKDIVLGNEKAAKVALIAQVLPKGSFDNDILSDAMAQDAATLKQLNAEVGAQIYRAKKGSDTVAVVVETVAPDGYSGKIKLLVGVGKDGQVLGVRVVAHKETPGLGDYIEVVKSNWILGFDGKSLQAPDASRWKVKKDGGDFDYTAGATISPRAVVKAVKNTLDYVSAQQTALFGAQ
- the rsxD gene encoding electron transport complex subunit RsxD — protein: MIRTSPHFVKPTPLQVVMLKVAGALLPGIAVYAYVFGAGILLQLLLATITALATEAACLKLRNYPIKPFITDGSAIVTAWLLALSLPPLSSWWMIVLATVIAIGLAKHLYGGLGQNPFNPAMIGFAVMIVSFPAQMSRWNAPLSLPNADLTPLQQFGYIFTGQLPEGLSFDTLASATPLDAMKTALMQSHSMSDILSGAIFQAGYFPSEMGWIAAAFLLGGLFLLQQRVIQWQLPVAFLATLALFSGVFHLLNPAHYSSPFFHLFSGAAMLGAFFIVTDPVTAPTTPRGRLIYAALIGLLTWLIRTYGGYPDGVAFAVIIMNIAAPFIDQYTQPAVFGRKGVAGKGGKA
- the rsxC gene encoding electron transport complex subunit RsxC encodes the protein MESIREIFPFHGGVHPPEMKELSNRTPIVNGPLPKRLVIPLQQSIGNPAKAVVSVGDLVLKGQAIAVDDGNVSVAVHAPTSGKIVAIDAQQVAHPSGLAEWCITIESDGRDEWIARERFDWKAALERGDAKSIRDYLQDMGVVGLGGAVFPSHLKLAGREALETLIINGAECEPYITCDDRLMRERAIEIVAGISIVRKLLNAKEVLIGVEDNKPEAVAALREALSNCGFAAEVVVVPTLYPSGGAKQLIKLLTNKEVPSGVRSTDMGVQCFNIATVYTIYAALELAEPVISRVVTLTGGVRKPGNVEALIGTPIDDLLEFAGLDTKPNCIYGGPMMGFTLPSTKVGLTKAGNCIIAMDAEQFPEKPREMPCIRCGECAVACPQELQPMDLYWFSRAKNFGKAQEWNLFDCIECGACAYVCPSSIQLVDYYRFAKSEIWEAERAKKSADLARERHEFKQFREEREKEEKAARLAAKAAPKPAATATAASAEEQAAADDKAAKIKAAMARAAAKKAEEGGAAPPASPNAEAKIPNFVSPEKAAKIKESMEKRAAEKAALDALTPEERAAREAERAAKIEAAKAAAAAKKAAAADTEGERASAGNAASDVAADTPAVEKPAIDPDKAAKIRAAMAAAAAKKAGTAVKEGGAAVETSAAPAEPAVTEPAVEAEKPAIDPEKAAKIRAAMAAAAAKKAAKEGGSPVASAQEPAEAAVVEATAEAEKPAIDPEKAAKIRAAMAAAAAKKSAKEGGAPVASAEAPVAPAVAESAAEAAKPAIDPEKAAKIREAMAAAAAKKAAKKAAEDEGKA
- the rsxB gene encoding electron transport complex subunit RsxB, with the protein product MSFLLALAVMAALALVLGAVLGFAAIKYKVDEDPLVDKIDAILPQTQCGQCGFPGCKPYATAIANEEVEINKCPPGGEDGIRKLADLLGKDFVPFDDGGESAVKARAVAVIREDTCIGCTLCIQACPVDAIVGAAKHLHTVIESECTGCELCLAPCPVDCIDMVTVGENVNTWKWRYPVIQLKQVKAGA
- the rsxA gene encoding electron transport complex subunit RsxA produces the protein MEFSHYLLLLVGAVLVNNVVLVRILGLCPFMGVSKKLEASIGMGLATAFVLTLASGTSWMIDQLLVAWHLEYLRTLAFIVVIAAIVQFTEMFIHKSSPVLYQSLGIYLPLITTNCAVLGVPLINSSARHNLLESLMFGFGSAVGFSLILILFAAMRERMEGADIPQAFKGTPAAFITAGLMSLAFMGFAGLVK
- a CDS encoding quinone-dependent dihydroorotate dehydrogenase produces the protein MAYQLAKPLLFMMEAERAHHAAFKGLGLLNSMGFLRSLTPTVPNNPVTVMGIEFANPVGLAAGLDKNGDYIDVLAELGFGFLEIGTVTPRPQPGNPKPRLFRLPEARGIINRMGFNNGGVDNLLGNVANAQYRGVLGINIGKNADTPIEKAAEDYLIGLRKVYAAASYVTVNISSPNTKNLRQLQQGDELGDLLKQLKAEQEKLADQHGRYVPVAVKIAPDLDNNQIQEIARLLIENRIDGVIATNTTLSRTGVENLRHGQETGGLSGEPVRAKSTSVIRELAQVLDGALPIIGVGGIMCGDDAVEKIRAGAALVQVYSGLIYEGPHLVSDCADAIAALQAKR
- the folD gene encoding bifunctional methylenetetrahydrofolate dehydrogenase/methenyltetrahydrofolate cyclohydrolase FolD — protein: MSAQILDGKAISQEIVREVRAKVDARVASGKRAPALAVILVGSDPASQVYVGNKKRQCENAGITSLAYDLPAETSEAEVLKLVAELNQNDDVDGILVQLPLPKHIDADKVIELIDPIKDVDGFHPYNIGRLTLKMPLLRPCTPRGVMTLLEKTGIDLVGKDAVVIGASNIVGRPQALELLLARATVTVCHSKTKDLAAKVAGADVVVAGVGIPNFVKGEWIKPGAVVIDVGINRLESGKLCGDVEFDTAKERASWITPVPGGVGLMTVATLMQNTYDACVNRKG
- a CDS encoding OmpA family protein → MSLLLSACATGVPELTRLDRIQTDNLADQDQDGVINQRDLCASSPAGMVLDEQGCTRSVTSAPQRLFAVEFDLDQAIVRDDQKKSIAAAIADAKADARAEVLVVGDTSPEGSDQYNRDLAKRRADALFELLIAGGVEAGRIGQWVSTDSLVRPHLKSRERRTLILVRHAEASHPQSAWHIYQTEDRISMAQGGVK